The Pseudofrankia sp. DC12 region TGCTCAGTCACGGCGGCCGTAATGAGCTCCTGCCGCCGCGCTGCGGCGAGAGCGTTCTGCCGCGCGAAGGCGGTCAGGGCACCCCGATGTCGTTCCTCGTCCCAGGTGCACGCCATGACGATTGACTCCTGGGCTTCTGGCGGGGGTATCAAGAGGGGCGTCCCCAGCAGTATCGCCGTGCTGAGATTCGCCATCGTGCTACCTACCGCATACTTCTCAAAGTAGTGTCGAATCGCCGAGATGGCCAGGTACCTCTGCATATATTCCGGGTGGAAATCATCGTTGGAGAAGCGGACCCGAAGGGCGCCTGTCCCGCACAGCCAGCCGCCCTGATGTTCGCCGACGACCGCCGCCCGTCCCAGTTCCCCGCGCCGTGCAAAAACTACGTCCCCGGGCTCGAGGACGTGGCGCCCGAGGCGCGCGCGAATCTCGTCACTGACGGTCGTGCTGTAGTCCGGAAGGAGGCCGGTCGGGCCAATATTGGCCGGGTTGATGATCGGCCAGCCGCCGTCGATGTAATCTTCGGCGTGGAGTTGACTCCCGAACGGGCCGGTTTGCACGTCGCACTCCACGCTCCGCAGGCGTGCCTGCCCCCAACTGTCGGGAACCGCGCCGAGGGGCGCATAGTCCGCGGGCGTGAGATTTGGCAGGTCCTGGCCCCGAATACGGTTGTCCAGAACGACTGCCAGCCGTTCGGACCAGGATCGAATCGTGTTCGCGCGCAGCTCCCTGAAGCGGTCGATCTTCGAAATCTCGCTGTCGAGGAAGTCGGCGATGCGGCGTTGCTCATCAAGCGGCGGCAGGTGCACCGATATGGCCCCGAGGTCACCCGGGTTGATCGCCGGGTAGCTCACACCCGTAGACCGTGCGACCACCTCCTCAATGAAGCATGTCGATTGACATGTGTAAGCGAGGAAGCGGCCGTCGACGGTTGGTCGTGGCTCGACCACCGCGAAGCCTGTCGAGAAGACAAGCGGTTCCTCGGCGACCGGAACATGGGCCACCGCCCGAAGGTAGGTGCGGACGGTCGAAACAATTGTGCTTCCCGCGGGCGCGAGGCGACGCGCCCGAGAGGGAGCGGAAGCAAATGTTGTCCGCTCGACTGGAATCTCTATTGCACCAGCCGAGCTGACCGATGAGATGTCGATGTACTTGAAGGCGAAATCCGGGCTGGTCGACTCGGACAGGACGTACCGGTTGATATAGCCCGTATCCTTGAGTCTCACGACGTGACCTCGCCGAGGAGCTTCTGGATC contains the following coding sequences:
- a CDS encoding restriction endonuclease subunit S, with the translated sequence MRLKDTGYINRYVLSESTSPDFAFKYIDISSVSSAGAIEIPVERTTFASAPSRARRLAPAGSTIVSTVRTYLRAVAHVPVAEEPLVFSTGFAVVEPRPTVDGRFLAYTCQSTCFIEEVVARSTGVSYPAINPGDLGAISVHLPPLDEQRRIADFLDSEISKIDRFRELRANTIRSWSERLAVVLDNRIRGQDLPNLTPADYAPLGAVPDSWGQARLRSVECDVQTGPFGSQLHAEDYIDGGWPIINPANIGPTGLLPDYSTTVSDEIRARLGRHVLEPGDVVFARRGELGRAAVVGEHQGGWLCGTGALRVRFSNDDFHPEYMQRYLAISAIRHYFEKYAVGSTMANLSTAILLGTPLLIPPPEAQESIVMACTWDEERHRGALTAFARQNALAAARRQELITAAVTEQIDVTTARTGAVA